TTTCTGGCTTAAAGGATAAGGATTGCATAGTTGCAAACTGACTGGTGACCAGCTTTCTTAGTGACGCTATGACTGTTACCCATTTGCAAAGTGAAAAGTGATGTCGATTTGTGACCAAGATTTCTGTGAAGGATGACAGATTTGTGTTAGAGAACACTTTTTGAACTGAAGATTTCATATGAATGAATGAGTAAAGACTTTATCAACCTGTCAGTGTATTAAGTGCCTAGTAAAACAGTTTGTTCTAAAAAAGAGCGGTAAGTAATAAGAACAACGTTTCAACCACTTCACggccattttcaaggtcaagttcatggataaaaaaatttcttcaaacTGGCAATTTTTTCATCAAGAGTGCAAGCGCCAGAAGAAGATCTTCACATCTTTGCATTACCCAGAGCCCCTCATTCAAAACACCATCAGGTTTTTTGTCCAAATTGACTCCTGTCAGAACAGCCCTGCCTTCAGAGATCAGCAAACAAACTACGTGAGCAAACTagtgatcttagccaaaagatAAATACTGAAATACATATCCTGTCTTTACAAGCCACAAGATCAAAGACGAGCTTAAACTAAGGAACCTAAACATCCAATTGTCAACCAGCAAAATGTTGTATATTTCTTGAAGTGTggtctgtgtgatgcagattatgtcaGCTTTACAAGCCAACACTAACATCAACGTGTGGAGGAGAATAAATGAGCAACCATGTAAGAGAACAACATGGAAATGAACCATGTCAAATCGCAAAGAACTTTAGGGTCCTGAGGAAGTGTTCAAACGAGtttgattgtttgatttttgaaatgttttttattcgGGACCTTATGCCTAAACTAATCAAACAGAGCAACTCCATCCGTGCAAAGCTGTTTGCTTAACACTTTTCATTCTTTTCACTTCCTATTTATACCAAGTCTTCATTTTTGCATTCTGTTTCTTTTACTGTTCGTATGTCAGTACTTAGCTTTTTACTTTtcattccattgttttcagaaattgtagATACATGGAATCTTTTATacatgaacttgaacttgaaattgGTCTCATATATAACTACTACAGGTAGTAGTTATATATGAGACCAATTCCAAGTTCAAGGTCTGTGCATTAAGTGAGGAATTCAGCAGTTTGAACTCTTCAAATCTATTTTGCCTGCTGTTTATATTCAAATGCATAATGAAGGCTCCACTTGAGTCATTCTTCCTTTCTTCAAGGATTGAGCTCCCAAGAGAGTTGAAAGGGTCCTCATTTTCATATTGATCCAGATTGTTGATGGCAATGTTCATAGATAGATTTATTCCTGAAACATTTGGTTCATGTGTTTCTTCCATGGACAAATCCGCATATTTGAATGGAAGCGAGCACCAGAAACAGGTCCAGTTTGTGTCCAAGCCGTCTGAgtactattaattttgtattgGGCTTTATTAAGTCCCAGTTATGAAGCATGTGGCAAATCGATTATTCAATACTTGATCCAAAACACGCATTACTACGGTATTCATTGTAATAGAGTGACCATGAAGTTATTTGTTAGTTACTTTATTTCTCCTGACAACCATAGCAATAAGATTATGTAAAAAACTCTTGTTGCACTCTTTACAGGCTGTGAGACTTAAAGAAAAAGGAATAGCTTCAGAGATAATTGCTGTAAGCTGTGGCCCAGCAAAAAGTGAGGTAATAATAGCCCTGTACTTGttaaaaaatgatatgaaattcACTGGTgggcccaaaaaaaaaagaaaaaaattatgtggtgccagttgttcaaagcatggataacgctatccatcGGATTAATCACTATGGATAAGttctatcaaaattaattgcatTTTTCAGTGAAGGTAGATGATATCATTTTTAGTCATGAGTTTTTAATAGTCTTTGAGTGAGTGAgcaatatggtattaaaaacgagtgaataaaaatgatatcatgCTCTTAACAAGTGATAATTTGTtcattacatattacatgcttaaaaaaatcaagccaccaaggtgaagtacaagaaagcataGATAAAATCACAAAGCagttcttcccgccaaatttttataaagtgcaacccgattggtccaatcaaattaattattacagtctatttgattggacaattcaaaccgtaAAGtcatatgatatcatttcactgcagtgaaatgatatcatatcacttcacgggtatcatttttagtcacggGTTTagcacactgatatccacacataatatgtaataaagtgGTTTATCCAAAGTTATTGGGAACTGATGTTAGGCCAGGTACAGAAGTGTTCAGGTGGCCCTAACTTCACTCTGAAGAAAGGTTAatgctcaaaacgtcagctttgcaATATGACACCaatacatctcaaaatggtatCCATCTAAGTGTTCTGGAAGCCAGAGAAGATCTCCAACATATCATTTGAGTTGTGACCAataataagaattattatttttgatggCTTTAAGAACAAAAAGCCTTGTTGGCTGTCATATTTGGTCCATTTTACAGGAAACGCTTCGCACAGCCCTTGCCATGGGAGTTGATCGGGGAATTCATGTTTTGCTAAGTGATAAAGAATATGAAGGGTTACAGCCACTAGCAGTAGCCAAACTGTTTCAGAAAATAACAGAGATGGAGAATCCTAATCTCATTATACTGGGAAAACAGGTAGTTACATTTGGAAAATATTAAATgttaataatagttattatggATTTGTGTAATTTTATTGTCAAGTGTTTCATGTAGTTTGTTCTGGTAAGATAAGATACTTTATTTCAACTCGGGTTGATAAGGCTGATTAGGCCCCTAGCAAATACATGCTAATGTGCCAAGACTAGTTAGGGGCactataaactgaaattaacaacaacacaaatcaagtcaaacgatagtttttagaggagaggggaaaccgaagtacctggagaaaacctctcagtgcagagaagagaaccaaaaaACTCAACTCACTTATGACGCTGGGATCGAACcccggccacattggtgggaagcgagtgctctcaccactgcgttATCCCTGCACCTTCAGTAATTGGTTCAGTGCACATTTAGTAATCTCAGGGACTGCTTAACTTCAGGATAGGTGgggaaaaaattaatgataccTATAAAGGAACAAATTTTAATGAGGACCCCAGTTCACTAGAGGCAAACCAAGCTCGTTGTTAATGAACCTGAGGGATTCATTGTCCAACAGCTCCATTAGCTCCAGTCAGCATTTTAGAGCATTAAATTTCAAGGCAAAAGTCCATAATGCAGTGCTTAGAGTACTCAGTTGCAATCAAATGTCTCTTATATCCTGATCACCTtgtgttttgattttcatgtaaaTTTGTAATGGTGATTTTGATGGACCTATGTCATCacaggttttttttatttcaggcaATTGATGATGATTGTAACCAGACAGGACAAATGCTTTCTGCTTTGCTGAACTGGCCACAGGTATAATttataataaatatttctttgatgtaagctgtttattacacatgCACTagtcttgaaagttgttaaaaTCTAGCATTCGAGATCAATGGATTTTTCTGGTTGCTGAAAACATTGTTGCTGGTTAGTGATATATTTGCTGTTTCACCAGTAAATAAAACTACTacagcgttttctttaagtttttaagtagccagagttttgtgaaaagtaggcggttgtgggtccatctcctcgacatgTTTAGACttgtgaagcaatgaaagtagccggcgaaacctggcagagaggCCGGCGGACttcgccggctgccggctcttatatacaaccctgtaCTAGGTACTTGTTGTGGACCTGGTGGAAACTGAACAACCAAATGTATCAAGTCAGCACTTAACCTGCAAGCGTCAAACATCAGATATAGTTTGACATTGCTGTGGTTTAAAATGAGTGCAACTAAAAAAGTGACAAATTCAAAGCCATTGAATTGTAATCTTCAAGTTCCATTAGAAACCAGTTATGATTCCCTCATACGGCtgaatcataactttttaagttgcatttaaAACAGAGTGACATAAAACTGTAAGTTAGCTTGTGTTGAATGTCATTTCAACAAGAATGGAAAACTATCATAAGAATTTTCTCTccaacaattatttttttctgtggtgATTTTTATTAATCCCTAGAGAGAGTTTCGTATTGAAACCTTTTTTTTAAGCCATGAACATAATTATTGCAGGCTACATTTGCATCAAAAGTAGAAGTGAAAGATGACAAATTGGGTGTAACACGTGAAATTGATGGTGGGTTGGAAATGATTGATGTCAAGATGCCCTGTGTTATCACAGCAGATCTGAGGTATGATAAGGTTATCAAAATCATTCAGTGCACAATCAACTACTCAAggttctcattaagttttgaaGTATACAGCTAGCATCTAAAAGTAGGCAGCTTGACAATCAAGTACGATTCTCACCTTCCTCTATTTTCCAGAAAAGTACGGGACTCAATACCCCAAGTAGCCAGTTTTTTAGCCAGCTGCTGGCATTTTATGAGAACCCACTCATGTCCAATACACACAGACAGTTACGATTCAACAATTCCAATGGTCTATTGGTACCAATGGTACAATAGGTACTAATGGAAAATGATGTCATTCCAATGGTTCTgttggtgcaaaaaaaaagtcacttttAGACCAAGTAATAGAA
Above is a genomic segment from Acropora muricata isolate sample 2 chromosome 1, ASM3666990v1, whole genome shotgun sequence containing:
- the LOC136914213 gene encoding electron transfer flavoprotein subunit beta-like → MASWRVLVGVKRVIDYAVKIRVKPDKTGVVTDGVKHSMNPFDEIAVEEAVRLKEKGIASEIIAVSCGPAKSEETLRTALAMGVDRGIHVLLSDKEYEGLQPLAVAKLFQKITEMENPNLIILGKQAIDDDCNQTGQMLSALLNWPQATFASKVEVKDDKLGVTREIDGGLEMIDVKMPCVITADLRLNEPRYATLPNIMKAKKKKIDKKSPSDLGIDITPRVETVSVEDPPVREAGIKVETVDDLVVKLKDQGFC